ATTTATGAGAAATAAATGGCCTTTTATAGGTCAGGCATTCCTTTAAGCCATCACTTCAGCCACGTCCTGGTCCACTCTGCTTCCTCCACTCCCCTTTGGACCCCCCCACTTTCTCCGCAGCTCCCGGCGCTGAAAACCTTTCAATCACTTCTCTTTCGAACTCCTCCATTTCATCCTCTGCTTCACTATCTTCTCCTCCCGCGTCGTCGTCTCCTTCCACCAGGTCCTCCAGAATATCTTCCAGGTTGTCGACGAACTCCCGAAAGCTCGTCTGGTCGTGAGCAAAGACTCCGTCCCGGAAGAACTCGGAGGCCAGCTTGTCGAGCTCCTCCCTCTCGGACGCGTCCactcccgcctcctccgccttgGCCAGGTAAGTTTGGAGGAGGGCCCGGAACTCGGGGAAGGGGACGGGAAGCAGCCCCTCGGCGCGGGCGCACGTCTCTGCCGAGCCGCACTGCCGCGGCGGTTTGGGGCGGcgctggaggcggagcctctGCTGGAGCCAGTACTCTGGCTGCCCCGGGGACgctcggctgtgtgtgtgaggaagctCGCCGTCCCCCCACCGGTGCCCTTCTCTGGACTTGTGCTCGTCTCTGTGGGTGTGGGAGCTCGATACGTCCCTTTTACGGTCTCCGTCGGGCTTTTTATCGCCCTCGCCTCCTCTCTTCCACGATTCTTCGGCCTTTTTCCGCTCGGCTTTCCCATTTTTATTCTTCTGTTCATTCTCATTCCACAGCTTCCTCTCATTACCATGATTCTTGCTCTCATCCCGCTGCTTCCGGTCATCCTTTCCCTTCCCTGCTTTGCCGTCTTTACTCTTCCAGTCACCGTCTTTCTTCTCACCTTTctttttccaatcttttttcaaACTTGCTTCAACGACATCCTTCCCCTTCTTCCATTCCTTCTCTCCCTTCCATTCGTCCTTGCTCTTGTGCTTCCCTGCATGGTCTTTCCCTACCTTCCAatccttcttttcctcctcacccctccatTGTTTGCTGTTCTCACGATTTGTCTTTTTCCAGTCTTCCGCCACCTTTTCTTTTCGCTCACTCTTTTCTATCCACTCTTTCTTCCCTTCCTTATACTTCCATGACTTCCCCTCATCCTCTCTGCCagtcttttccttcttcctctctttgtccTTCCATTGTTTTGTCTCCTCACCGTGATGCTTTTGCTTAcctcccttctctttctccttgtcAAACTTTCCTTGCTCACTGCCCTGTTGCCATTCTGTTTTACCGTCATCTTTgcgttctcttttctttccttccttccattcAAACGCGTCTCCCTCTTTCAACTCCTTCTGTCCTATGCGATCCTTCTTCACATCTTTCCTCTGATCATCCCACGGCTTCTTAGGCTGTCTCTCTTTAGATCTGGCTGAGGCCTGGCTGCCGTTCCCTGGTTGACCACTGGGGGGCGACGTGACTGACTTCACAGCTGCTTGAGCCGCTTCGCTGGCTGCtaaaggaaacacacaaaaggcaaaagaacaaaaaactcATCATTAAAGTGTGATTAAACACAGTAAAATGAGTAGACATACGTCTCTTTCCATAGCAGTCTAATAACAGTCACCCTTCTACATCTTCCCTCCCTACCTCTTCCCTCTATCCCTTTGTACCTGAAGAGAGTTTCAATTCAGTCACAGTGGATCTCAGTGATTCTAGTTCTCTCTGTAGGGCCGGGACACTCTCCAGctccctcttcatcctctcgTTCTCTTTCTGAAGGACAGGGAGAGATGCCATCTCTTTCTTCAACCTACTGTtttccttctccatctcctcccactGCAGTCGCTCCTTCACTCCCTCGTCAGCTTGTAGCTTTGCTACTTTTAGCTCCGCTTTCTGTTCCTGgttgttaaaaaagaaagaaaaaaaaagaaataggccCGTAGAGAATATTACAAACTCAGTGACACATTTATGCATAGAAGCTAAACCGTggccacccagacacacacacacaaacaggagggGGATATGGTGAGAGACAGAATGGAGTCACACCTGAAGTTGGGCTTGCAGCAAAGAAATCTGCTGCTTATTTAGAAGCTCTGAACTGTCAGCATCTACTGGGAGCGGAGGAACCTCAGGATTAAGCCACTCCTGTCAACAAATTGCATTCACAGCACAAGGGCAGGATTTTAGATGAATTCTTCAAATGAACAACGGCAGACTGAGTCGTCAAGACGTGAAAGAACAGTACGTGTCAAATGAGACAGGAAAGAATAAAAGGCTAAAGAAGCAGTCGGCCGCTGACAGTCATGTCGCCGGTGTCGTGGGTGTTCCCCTGCGGAGTACGTTACGCTTAGAATTCATGTGGTGGTACTCGATGTGCTTGTAAACTAGGTACACAAGTGGTATTTATAATGAGTAGTAGTAGGAAAGAACAGACAGAATAGAGGAGCAGAAATGAAGTGACACTCTGACGTCAGACTGACCCGTTTTCTGGTTTCTTCTGCACCTTTCTGCTCCATAGTACCATACTCACTCTCTGCAAACAGAATATGCAAAGCGTGAAGttcatgcaaaaataaaaaccctgtCGAGGAAAACAAGGCCAAGCTATGCAtgtaaaagggaaaattccAACTGCCCAACAACATTGAAGACTTGTATCATTTAATGTGTACTCCTCgtgcgtatatatatacacacacacaatgtgttcTATATTAAGTGAAAGATtattgattatatatttattgctggttgaaaacctCTCAAAATTTGAACCATcagtatttgttgttttttagatgTTCTAAATCTGGCATTTTGctagaaaaaaaacccatcattCTCATTATTATCTCATTCATCATTATTTGCTTGCTTATTAAggttttcattcaacaataGAAAGTAAGCCTCATTACAAAAGGTTCCTAAATCCTTCGTTCTCTGCTTACACACATTTGAATGCAgtgcattaaaaaagaaaaaggctttttaaagAGGTGTGAGGTGCAGAACAGCATTTTTCAGCatgcacattcaaacacactAATAACAAAGCATTTGCAAACAAGTACACACATAACCTACCCTCATCCAGGTTCATGAAGACACCTGCAGGAATAATACACCTCAGTCTCAAAGCAACCTTTGTCTGGTTTACTTACAATAACTTAGTTTCCTCTGACACGTTAAGGCCTTTTCTATTCATTAATACAGTTGCAGATAAACAGAATGGGTCATTTACCTGCTCCACAGGTCATGTCAGGTCAGGGGATGCCTACCTGAGAAAAAGATGGTGCCCAGGCCTATCAGAATGACAACAGCCAGAATGCACTTGTTCACAGAGAACCCGCTGTCATTGTCGTCGTCCCCCCGTTGGGGCAGCCGGAactcttcctccacttcctcgtcctcctcagtccttcCGATACGCTCCAGAGCAGCCAAAagagacctcctcctcctcagctctggCTCCGCCTCTTCGCCGGTCTTCTCGGATCTCCCCTCACCCTCCTCTGCATCCCCACGGGAGTCGGTGGCAGTGGGACGGAAGAGTTAGAAAGTCAGTATGTTGGACTCTGACATCAATGGATTTCATCTATTCTACGAGCACCCGCAGGCGTCTGTTCACGTGTAGGCATCCATTACACAATTTGAATTTTGGAATAGTTTATTTTCAAGCAGCTGCATATTATTGGGCTAAATATTTGCTCTTGCATTTAGAAAAAGGAGGTTATCTAGGCCAGCAGCTGTGACGGTCTGATGCCACAGTAGACCCGTCATGGGTAGATAAGACTGCATTGCATGACACACTGGTTAATTTGCTCCATTGCCATTCCTTATTTTCCCTCAAAATGCATAGAGAAGTCTTAAAAACTTGAATAAAACATCTGGAAAGTGGAATGCTCCATTTTGGAACTTCTAGCAGTAAAGTCTCCAAACTATGTGCGACTATCACAATTTATTATAAAAACGCAAAAGGCACAATCAAAGGGAACAGAAAGAAATGCACAATAGAGCAAAAGAAGATTTTTAACCACAATGCAAAAAACGTTTGGAGGTCCAAGTCCCTCTGAAGCCAATTTGCTTCTGCAGAGTGTCATGCAACTAAAAGGTTGCTCCGTCCCATCGTGCTCCCTGCTTCGTACCAACCACAGCCTCTCCAGACAACCTCCTGGCCCAGATACTGAACCATTCCATAACCAGCTGGTCCACCAAGTacacttcaaaaacacaaatggtaCACACGGCTTagtctaaaaaataaaacggaAAGGATGGAGGCAGGAGATGATCTTtagcaaacacgcacacatgatTAAAACAGATGCTGGGGTTACTGTACTATTAACCGAACAAGGAAAAGAGTCAAATCTTGTTGTTCATACCTGCCTGTTTCCATAAGTCGGTTGGTTTAGCAGACAGGTctgactcctccccttcctgTTGTAGCTCCTCCCGGTCCAGCTGATGCCGCGTTCCTTCCTCTGCGAGACGCTCTTCCTCCTGCGTGAACTCCACCCCTCCCAGAGTCTCTGTGCTCGGCAGCGAGGCCGAGGGCTCATCCGGGGAGGGGGCCACGTGGGCGTAGGAGTCCGAAAACGAATCCGCGTCGGGGCAAGTCGATGCCGTGGTCTCAGGTAGTCCCTCTGACTGGCTGGGAACGGACGCGTCGGTGACGGCGGCGGGACGGTGTAGCTCTGTGTCTTCGCTTAGCTCTGCAGGTTTTTCTTCTTTCGATACCTCGGCAAAAAAATCGTGGCATTAAAATTCCTTAACAATTACACTGAACATTCATTTTTGAGATTAAATTTAAACAACGAGCCTAAATGAAAAGCAGATGTTTCAAGCCCATTGTCTGTGAGACGGGGGGCTCGGACATGCACACAATGATTTCAGAACTATGGTATAAACGGTCTTCATTTATATCGATAGGAAATTTAGAATTCAATTCAAGTATggtttagttaaaaaaaaaaactaaaagacaGCAGAATGCCTTTGTTGGCCAGTCATAATATTCTGCTGAGCGGTTTGACACAGATTAAATCACAGAAAATGATGCGTCCCGTGGTCTCACCAGGTGGCGCTCCACAGGGAGcccctctgcagactgtgcacAGTCGGCAGGCCGGTTCTCCCCACAACCTGGACCAGCAAACACAGACAAAGGATGCAGTTTAACATCGCTCATGGAAGAAAGGAAGTCAAAAATTAGAAATGAAATCGTTTTGTTCCTCAGAACCATGTTTTTCTTGTGGCTAAATTATCCTAAAATCAATAACATATTGTGACAAAACACCTGCGGCAGATGTGAGGCTTCCTCCATGATTGTCTGTCCCCTCTGCTAATGGCCGCAGGGTTTCAGCAACAGTCTcctgaaacaaacagacaataagGTCAAAGGACACTGCGCACAtataacatttgcatttattgcTCGCGTGATCCAGGCTAATCTGAACATACAGTTGACCGAATGTTTCAGAGCACCAGCAGTGACTGAGAGAAGCAACTCTAAATAAAGGCAGCGAGCGTGTCACCGGCTGTCAGGCAAGTGGCTCTTAAAGCAATTTGCATTTGTGATTGGTagataaaaatggaaaaaaagaaaagaaacaaaagacggTCTTATTACAGAAAACCTACTTAATATCCAGGTGAcccaaaagaaaaatcaactGGGACAAGTATTTTTTCATATCATCTTTTATGCATTTTCAACTAGGTCGTTCACATTGACTTTctatgcttttttcccccccccttccttttaTACCTCGGGAGTGAGGATGGTCCAGCTGTTGTTAGCGCTGCTGCCACCAGACATGGCCCCCCCCTTGGAGGCTGTGTCCGACTCCTGCAACACAacgtgaaaaacacacacaacagagacCATGACCAACATTTTATGAACAGATCAAAAATCAAGCTAAACTAAAACACATCTGGACCGTTTCATTTGCAGGCTTTGTTAACGATAACAAGGCCCTCTTCATGGAGGCGCCAGCCAGCGACAGTGAGCAGGTGTAATGTTCCACAATAATGGCGAGAGTGCGAGTGTGCTGCAGCTTCAAGAAATTTACATCCTCTGTTTGCCCAAGAGCAGGATTTGAATACAGGCCTTTGCTACTCAGTCGAACCCGTTGGGCCGATAAAAGGAGCTACTGTAACACATTgctccacgtgtgtgtgtgtgtgactaacaGAGTGCATGTGTGCAGGAAGTCCAGCTCACTGGGACAATTCAGTTGTCCATTAGTATTTTGAGTGTGTTGTGGGCCTTTTAGTCGCCCTGGCTTTTGAGTAACCGGGGAAGGTTTTGGCACTGGACGCGGGTAACCAAGGTCGACGCCATTCGCGGGGCCCGGACAGCAGAACGGGCTGTTCTTTTCAAAGCTAGCGGTCGGTTAATATATTCCCCCAGACCGTCCAACTGTAAAATACTGTATAAATTACTATggaatttaactttttttttaccgtagGATGAACACAATTCTTTGGGATTTCACCTGACCAACACAGCCGTACCTTCCCAGGCCGAGACGACTCCGGCAGACACAAAATTGACATTTACAATTGCATCAGCTGGACTGGGGTCGTCTGGCTTTCCTCAGAGCAAACCACTCACATGTACGCCATATCGTCCGGGTAATGACACACTTCACTCCCCCCCAAATTCATTTCTCTCCCGGCCGCGCAATTTAGGTCTCCTAATTGAGCGGCTCCCGAGAGGGGCCCACTGATTCTAGCCGAGGGCCCCCGGAGCATTGTGGGGCGTATGGAGGAATGGCTTAAATAGATAGTGACTAAATATAGCGAATGTGGAATCGACTGGAGACGCAAGGAGGGAGGACATCATTCTTCTTTGACTGCATCACAAAGCAGAGAGCTTTTATCAGAGGAAAAAGACCAGAGTTTGTCTGTCCTCTTTTGCCTCTGATCATTAGGGAGGACGTAAAATAAACAACCTGTAAAGCTCCAGGTTTGGAAAGCTGGTTTGAAACGGTTTATAAAATACCCTTTTTAAACCAACTCATCTAGGCAATAGAAGGTATATCAAACACAGCAGGAAATGTAAGGGGCTAGTCGTATTATCTTGGTCTCAGCAGGGGGGAAAAATGACCAAAATAGGTCATGAGAGTCGGACAGGAACGTTTCTCCAGCATGATAGACGTCAACAAAGCGGGCGGTTCAAACGGTTATGTGGCTCATTAATTAATGAAAGCCTGGATCATGTCATATGGAGATGGGGTCAGGAGGTATATTCAACTTCACGGCGAGGTAAACCTAgaaacatatacatatatatatgatgaataAATAGAAAACTTCGACGGAGAATCGAGCAAAACAGGAAAAGGTAAACGAAACGACGTTGGTGACGCAACGGAAGAACTAACGACAGCAGAACAGACGTCCCCTCCtcggaaataataataaaacactttG
This genomic stretch from Gasterosteus aculeatus chromosome 20, fGasAcu3.hap1.1, whole genome shotgun sequence harbors:
- the pbxip1b gene encoding pre-B-cell leukemia homeobox interacting protein 1b isoform X17, whose translation is MSGGSSANNSWTILTPEETVAETLRPLAEGTDNHGGSLTSAAGCGENRPADCAQSAEGLPVERHLVSKEEKPAELSEDTELHRPAAVTDASVPSQSEGLPETTASTCPDADSFSDSYAHVAPSPDEPSASLPSTETLGGVEFTQEEERLAEEGTRHQLDREELQQEGEESDLSAKPTDLWKQAVYLVDQLVMEWFSIWARRLSGEAVVEEGEGRSEKTGEEAEPELRRRRSLLAALERIGRTEEDEEVEEEFRLPQRGDDDNDSGFSVNKCILAVVILIGLGTIFFSESEYGTMEQKGAEETRKREWLNPEVPPLPVDADSSELLNKQQISLLQAQLQEQKAELKVAKLQADEGVKERLQWEEMEKENTASEAAQAAVKSVTSPPSGQPGNGSQASARSKERQPKKPWDDQRKDVKKDRIGQKELKEGDAFEWKEGKKRERKDDGKTEWQQGSEQGKFDKEKEKGGKQKHHGEETKQWKDKERKKEKTGREDEGKSWKYKEGKKEWIEKSERKEKVAEDWKKTNRENSKQWRGEEEKKDWKVGKDHAGKHKSKDEWKGEKEWKKGKDVVEASLKKDWKKKGEKKDGDWKSKDGKAGKGKDDRKQRDESKNHGNERKLWNENEQKNKNGKAERKKAEESWKRGGEGDKKPDGDRKRDVSSSHTHRDEHKSREGHRWGDGELPHTHSRASPGQPEYWLQQRLRLQRRPKPPRQCGSAETCARAEGLLPVPFPEFRALLQTYLAKAEEAGVDASEREELDKLASEFFRDGVFAHDQTSFREFVDNLEDILEDLVEGDDDAGGEDSEAEDEMEEFEREVIERFSAPGAAEKVGGSKGEWRKQSGPGRG
- the pbxip1b gene encoding pre-B-cell leukemia homeobox interacting protein 1b isoform X21, with product MSGGSSANNSWTILTPEETVAETLRPLAEGTDNHGGSLTSAAGCGENRPADCAQSAEGLPVERHLVSKEEKPAELSEDTELHRPAAVTDASVPSQSEGLPETTASTCPDADSFSDSYAHVAPSPDEPSASLPSTETLGGVEFTQEEERLAEEGTRHQLDREELQQEGEESDLSAKPTDLWKQAEEGEGRSEKTGEEAEPELRRRRSLLAALERIGRTEEDEEVEEEFRLPQRGDDDNDSGFSVNKCILAVVILIGLGTIFFSGVFMNLDEESEYGTMEQKGAEETRKREWLNPEVPPLPVDADSSELLNKQQISLLQAQLQEQKAELKVAKLQADEGVKERLQWEEMEKENTSEAAQAAVKSVTSPPSGQPGNGSQASARSKERQPKKPWDDQRKDVKKDRIGQKELKEGDAFEWKEGKKRERKDDGKTEWQQGSEQGKFDKEKEKGGKQKHHGEETKQWKDKERKKEKTGREDEGKSWKYKEGKKEWIEKSERKEKVAEDWKKTNRENSKQWRGEEEKKDWKVGKDHAGKHKSKDEWKGEKEWKKGKDVVEASLKKDWKKKGEKKDGDWKSKDGKAGKGKDDRKQRDESKNHGNERKLWNENEQKNKNGKAERKKAEESWKRGGEGDKKPDGDRKRDVSSSHTHRDEHKSREGHRWGDGELPHTHSRASPGQPEYWLQQRLRLQRRPKPPRQCGSAETCARAEGLLPVPFPEFRALLQTYLAKAEEAGVDASEREELDKLASEFFRDGVFAHDQTSFREFVDNLEDILEDLVEGDDDAGGEDSEAEDEMEEFEREVIERFSAPGAAEKVGGSKGEWRKQSGPGRG
- the pbxip1b gene encoding pre-B-cell leukemia homeobox interacting protein 1b isoform X23, producing MSGGSSANNSWTILTPEETVAETLRPLAEGTDNHGGSLTSAAGCGENRPADCAQSAEGLPVERHLVSKEEKPAELSEDTELHRPAAVTDASVPSQSEGLPETTASTCPDADSFSDSYAHVAPSPDEPSASLPSTETLGGVEFTQEEERLAEEGTRHQLDREELQQEGEESDLSAKPTDLWKQAEEGEGRSEKTGEEAEPELRRRRSLLAALERIGRTEEDEEVEEEFRLPQRGDDDNDSGFSVNKCILAVVILIGLGTIFFSESEYGTMEQKGAEETRKREWLNPEVPPLPVDADSSELLNKQQISLLQAQLQEQKAELKVAKLQADEGVKERLQWEEMEKENTASEAAQAAVKSVTSPPSGQPGNGSQASARSKERQPKKPWDDQRKDVKKDRIGQKELKEGDAFEWKEGKKRERKDDGKTEWQQGSEQGKFDKEKEKGGKQKHHGEETKQWKDKERKKEKTGREDEGKSWKYKEGKKEWIEKSERKEKVAEDWKKTNRENSKQWRGEEEKKDWKVGKDHAGKHKSKDEWKGEKEWKKGKDVVEASLKKDWKKKGEKKDGDWKSKDGKAGKGKDDRKQRDESKNHGNERKLWNENEQKNKNGKAERKKAEESWKRGGEGDKKPDGDRKRDVSSSHTHRDEHKSREGHRWGDGELPHTHSRASPGQPEYWLQQRLRLQRRPKPPRQCGSAETCARAEGLLPVPFPEFRALLQTYLAKAEEAGVDASEREELDKLASEFFRDGVFAHDQTSFREFVDNLEDILEDLVEGDDDAGGEDSEAEDEMEEFEREVIERFSAPGAAEKVGGSKGEWRKQSGPGRG
- the pbxip1b gene encoding pre-B-cell leukemia homeobox interacting protein 1b isoform X15; the encoded protein is MSGGSSANNSWTILTPEETVAETLRPLAEGTDNHGGSLTSAAGCGENRPADCAQSAEGLPVERHLVSKEEKPAELSEDTELHRPAAVTDASVPSQSEGLPETTASTCPDADSFSDSYAHVAPSPDEPSASLPSTETLGGVEFTQEEERLAEEGTRHQLDREELQQEGEESDLSAKPTDLWKQAVYLVDQLVMEWFSIWARRLSGEAVVEEGEGRSEKTGEEAEPELRRRRSLLAALERIGRTEEDEEVEEEFRLPQRGDDDNDSGFSVNKCILAVVILIGLGTIFFSGVFMNLDEESEYGTMEQKGAEETRKREWLNPEVPPLPVDADSSELLNKQQISLLQAQLQKAELKVAKLQADEGVKERLQWEEMEKENTASEAAQAAVKSVTSPPSGQPGNGSQASARSKERQPKKPWDDQRKDVKKDRIGQKELKEGDAFEWKEGKKRERKDDGKTEWQQGSEQGKFDKEKEKGGKQKHHGEETKQWKDKERKKEKTGREDEGKSWKYKEGKKEWIEKSERKEKVAEDWKKTNRENSKQWRGEEEKKDWKVGKDHAGKHKSKDEWKGEKEWKKGKDVVEASLKKDWKKKGEKKDGDWKSKDGKAGKGKDDRKQRDESKNHGNERKLWNENEQKNKNGKAERKKAEESWKRGGEGDKKPDGDRKRDVSSSHTHRDEHKSREGHRWGDGELPHTHSRASPGQPEYWLQQRLRLQRRPKPPRQCGSAETCARAEGLLPVPFPEFRALLQTYLAKAEEAGVDASEREELDKLASEFFRDGVFAHDQTSFREFVDNLEDILEDLVEGDDDAGGEDSEAEDEMEEFEREVIERFSAPGAAEKVGGSKGEWRKQSGPGRG
- the pbxip1b gene encoding pre-B-cell leukemia homeobox interacting protein 1b isoform X4, which gives rise to MSGGSSANNSWTILTPEETVAETLRPLAEGTDNHGGSLTSAAGCGENRPADCAQSAEGLPVERHLVSKEEKPAELSEDTELHRPAAVTDASVPSQSEGLPETTASTCPDADSFSDSYAHVAPSPDEPSASLPSTETLGGVEFTQEEERLAEEGTRHQLDREELQQEGEESDLSAKPTDLWKQAVYLVDQLVMEWFSIWARRLSGEAVVEEGEGRSEKTGEEAEPELRRRRSLLAALERIGRTEEDEEVEEEFRLPQRGDDDNDSGFSVNKCILAVVILIGLGTIFFSGVFMNLDEESEYGTMEQKGAEETRKREWLNPEVPPLPVDADSSELLNKQQISLLQAQLQKAELKVAKLQADEGVKERLQWEEMEKENSRLKKEMASLPVLQKENERMKRELESVPALQRELESLRSTVTELKLSSASEAAQAAVKSVTSPPSGQPGNGSQASARSKERQPKKPWDDQRKDVKKDRIGQKELKEGDAFEWKEGKKRERKDDGKTEWQQGSEQGKFDKEKEKGGKQKHHGEETKQWKDKERKKEKTGREDEGKSWKYKEGKKEWIEKSERKEKVAEDWKKTNRENSKQWRGEEEKKDWKVGKDHAGKHKSKDEWKGEKEWKKGKDVVEASLKKDWKKKGEKKDGDWKSKDGKAGKGKDDRKQRDESKNHGNERKLWNENEQKNKNGKAERKKAEESWKRGGEGDKKPDGDRKRDVSSSHTHRDEHKSREGHRWGDGELPHTHSRASPGQPEYWLQQRLRLQRRPKPPRQCGSAETCARAEGLLPVPFPEFRALLQTYLAKAEEAGVDASEREELDKLASEFFRDGVFAHDQTSFREFVDNLEDILEDLVEGDDDAGGEDSEAEDEMEEFEREVIERFSAPGAAEKVGGSKGEWRKQSGPGRG
- the pbxip1b gene encoding pre-B-cell leukemia homeobox interacting protein 1b isoform X2, with translation MSGGSSANNSWTILTPEETVAETLRPLAEGTDNHGGSLTSAAGCGENRPADCAQSAEGLPVERHLVSKEEKPAELSEDTELHRPAAVTDASVPSQSEGLPETTASTCPDADSFSDSYAHVAPSPDEPSASLPSTETLGGVEFTQEEERLAEEGTRHQLDREELQQEGEESDLSAKPTDLWKQAVYLVDQLVMEWFSIWARRLSGEAVVEEGEGRSEKTGEEAEPELRRRRSLLAALERIGRTEEDEEVEEEFRLPQRGDDDNDSGFSVNKCILAVVILIGLGTIFFSGVFMNLDEESEYGTMEQKGAEETRKREWLNPEVPPLPVDADSSELLNKQQISLLQAQLQEQKAELKVAKLQADEGVKERLQWEEMEKENSRLKKEMASLPVLQKENERMKRELESVPALQRELESLRSTVTELKLSSASEAAQAAVKSVTSPPSGQPGNGSQASARSKERQPKKPWDDQRKDVKKDRIGQKELKEGDAFEWKEGKKRERKDDGKTEWQQGSEQGKFDKEKEKGGKQKHHGEETKQWKDKERKKEKTGREDEGKSWKYKEGKKEWIEKSERKEKVAEDWKKTNRENSKQWRGEEEKKDWKVGKDHAGKHKSKDEWKGEKEWKKGKDVVEASLKKDWKKKGEKKDGDWKSKDGKAGKGKDDRKQRDESKNHGNERKLWNENEQKNKNGKAERKKAEESWKRGGEGDKKPDGDRKRDVSSSHTHRDEHKSREGHRWGDGELPHTHSRASPGQPEYWLQQRLRLQRRPKPPRQCGSAETCARAEGLLPVPFPEFRALLQTYLAKAEEAGVDASEREELDKLASEFFRDGVFAHDQTSFREFVDNLEDILEDLVEGDDDAGGEDSEAEDEMEEFEREVIERFSAPGAAEKVGGSKGEWRKQSGPGRG
- the pbxip1b gene encoding pre-B-cell leukemia homeobox interacting protein 1b isoform X10, producing MSGGSSANNSWTILTPEETVAETLRPLAEGTDNHGGSLTSAAGCGENRPADCAQSAEGLPVERHLVSKEEKPAELSEDTELHRPAAVTDASVPSQSEGLPETTASTCPDADSFSDSYAHVAPSPDEPSASLPSTETLGGVEFTQEEERLAEEGTRHQLDREELQQEGEESDLSAKPTDLWKQAEEGEGRSEKTGEEAEPELRRRRSLLAALERIGRTEEDEEVEEEFRLPQRGDDDNDSGFSVNKCILAVVILIGLGTIFFSESEYGTMEQKGAEETRKREWLNPEVPPLPVDADSSELLNKQQISLLQAQLQEQKAELKVAKLQADEGVKERLQWEEMEKENSRLKKEMASLPVLQKENERMKRELESVPALQRELESLRSTVTELKLSSASEAAQAAVKSVTSPPSGQPGNGSQASARSKERQPKKPWDDQRKDVKKDRIGQKELKEGDAFEWKEGKKRERKDDGKTEWQQGSEQGKFDKEKEKGGKQKHHGEETKQWKDKERKKEKTGREDEGKSWKYKEGKKEWIEKSERKEKVAEDWKKTNRENSKQWRGEEEKKDWKVGKDHAGKHKSKDEWKGEKEWKKGKDVVEASLKKDWKKKGEKKDGDWKSKDGKAGKGKDDRKQRDESKNHGNERKLWNENEQKNKNGKAERKKAEESWKRGGEGDKKPDGDRKRDVSSSHTHRDEHKSREGHRWGDGELPHTHSRASPGQPEYWLQQRLRLQRRPKPPRQCGSAETCARAEGLLPVPFPEFRALLQTYLAKAEEAGVDASEREELDKLASEFFRDGVFAHDQTSFREFVDNLEDILEDLVEGDDDAGGEDSEAEDEMEEFEREVIERFSAPGAAEKVGGSKGEWRKQSGPGRG
- the pbxip1b gene encoding pre-B-cell leukemia homeobox interacting protein 1b isoform X22 → MSGGSSANNSWTILTPEETVAETLRPLAEGTDNHGGSLTSAAGCGENRPADCAQSAEGLPVERHLVSKEEKPAELSEDTELHRPAAVTDASVPSQSEGLPETTASTCPDADSFSDSYAHVAPSPDEPSASLPSTETLGGVEFTQEEERLAEEGTRHQLDREELQQEGEESDLSAKPTDLWKQAEEGEGRSEKTGEEAEPELRRRRSLLAALERIGRTEEDEEVEEEFRLPQRGDDDNDSGFSVNKCILAVVILIGLGTIFFSGVFMNLDEESEYGTMEQKGAEETRKREWLNPEVPPLPVDADSSELLNKQQISLLQAQLQKAELKVAKLQADEGVKERLQWEEMEKENTASEAAQAAVKSVTSPPSGQPGNGSQASARSKERQPKKPWDDQRKDVKKDRIGQKELKEGDAFEWKEGKKRERKDDGKTEWQQGSEQGKFDKEKEKGGKQKHHGEETKQWKDKERKKEKTGREDEGKSWKYKEGKKEWIEKSERKEKVAEDWKKTNRENSKQWRGEEEKKDWKVGKDHAGKHKSKDEWKGEKEWKKGKDVVEASLKKDWKKKGEKKDGDWKSKDGKAGKGKDDRKQRDESKNHGNERKLWNENEQKNKNGKAERKKAEESWKRGGEGDKKPDGDRKRDVSSSHTHRDEHKSREGHRWGDGELPHTHSRASPGQPEYWLQQRLRLQRRPKPPRQCGSAETCARAEGLLPVPFPEFRALLQTYLAKAEEAGVDASEREELDKLASEFFRDGVFAHDQTSFREFVDNLEDILEDLVEGDDDAGGEDSEAEDEMEEFEREVIERFSAPGAAEKVGGSKGEWRKQSGPGRG